The following coding sequences lie in one Glycine max cultivar Williams 82 chromosome 19, Glycine_max_v4.0, whole genome shotgun sequence genomic window:
- the LOC121174169 gene encoding ABC transporter G family member 32-like has product MTLLLGPPCSGKTTLLLVLGAKLDPKLKFSGKVTYNGRGMDEFVPQKTAAYANQNDLHVAELTVRETLAFSARVQGVGTRYDLLAELSRREKETNIKPNQDIDVYMKILGLEVCADTIVRNAMLRGISGGQRKRVTTGEMLVGPTNALFMDEISIGVRKTLNSELWHAFAGLLVSLPQVGSLVFYFPQGHSEQVAASTRRTTTSQIPNYPNLPYQLLCQVQNVTLHVSVGCWLT; this is encoded by the exons ATGACATTGCTTTTGGGCCCTCCATGTTCCGGAAAAACCACCCTCTTGTTGGTCTTGGGTGCAAAACTTGATCCAAAATTAAAG TTTTCTGGAAAGGTGACTTATAATGGTCGTGGGATGGATGAGTTTGTACCCCAAAAAACTGCTGCTTATGCCAATCAAAATGATCTTCATGTTGCAGAGTTGACAGTCAGAGAAACCTTGGCCTTCTCAGCAAGAGTCCAAGGAGTTGGAACTCGTTATG ATTTGCTTGCAGAATTGTccagaagagaaaaagagacaAATATCAAGCCTAATCAAGATATTGATGTCTACATGAAG ATTTTAGGACTGGAGGTCTGTGCTGATACTATTGTACGAAATGCAATGTTAAGGGGGATATCTGGTGGACAAAGGAAACGTGTTACAACAG GGGAGATGCTGGTTGGACCAACTAATGCTTTATTCATGGATGAAATATCTATTG GGGTCAGAAAGACTTTGAATTCAGAGTTATGGCATGCTTTTGCAGGGCTTCTTGTGTCATTACCCCAAGTTGGGAGTCTTGTGTTTTACTTCCCTCAGGGACATAGTGAGCAG gtggcAGCTTCTACTAGAAGAACAACAACATCACAGATTCCAAACTACCCCAATCTTCCATATCAGTTGCTGTGTCAAGTTCAAAATGTCACACTTCATGTGAGTGTTGGGTGCTGGTTGACTTGA
- the LOC100781880 gene encoding extensin: protein MSWFLVILFLSITHGSASETSHDKKLPSAVVVGTVFCDTCSQQEFTIGSHFISGASVAVECKDGNSIPRFKKEVKTDEYGEFKLQLPFKVRKHVRRIKGCTFKLLSSTDPHCSVASISTFSTVSLKTRKQGELIFSAGFFSFKPIEKPNFCNKKQDEFFPNTYPSKPTPEKTKVFKTNPTTKISDKSQSDNKFLAEDFFFPPNPFFPPPLVPNPFQPPPLIPNPFQPPPLIPNPFQPPSPPLIPNPFQPPSPPPLIPNPFQPPPSPPTLFPNPFQPPPSPPPSLFPPFPPLVIPGLTPSPPPPPPTKPIFPPFPPLFPPLFPPPHSPGTPPASASMNTSP from the exons ATGTCTTGGTTCCTTGTAATTCTGTTTCTCAGCATCACACATGGTAGTGCTTCAGAGACTAGCCATGACAAGAAACTTCCTTCTGCTGTTGTGGTTGGCACTGTTTTTTGTGATACATGTTCTCAACAGGAATTCACCATTGGAAGCCATTTCATTTCAG GTGCCTCAGTAGCTGTGGAATGCAAAGATGGAaattcaattccaagattcAAGAAAGAAGTAAAGACAGATGAATATGGTGAATTCAAACTGCAGCTACCATTCAAAGTGAGGAAACATGTGAGGAGAATCAAGGGATGCACTTTCAAGTTGTTAAGTAGCACTGACCCTCATTGTTCTGTGGCCTCAATTTCCACCTTTTCTACAGTGAGTCTCAAGACAAGAAAACAAGGAGAACTCATATTCTCAGCTGGATTCTTCTCATTCAAGCCTATAGAAAAGCCCAActtttgtaacaaaaaacaaGATGAATTTTTTCCAAATACATACCCATCAAAACCTACCCCAGAGAAGACTAAAGTGTTCAAAACCAATCCAACAACcaaaatttcagacaaatctcaatcagataataaatttttagctgaagatttcttttttcctcCAAACCCATTTTTCCCACCACCATTGGTCCCTAACCCATTTCAGCCTCCTCCCCTCATTCCAAACCCTTTTCAGCCACCTCCTCTTATTCCTAACCCATTTCAACCACCAAGCCCACCACTCATTCCAAACCCATTCCAGCCACCAAGCCCACCACCACTCATCCCTAACCCATTCCAGCCCCCTCCAAGCCCACCAACTCTCTTCCCTAACCCATTCCAGCCCCCTCCAAGCCCACCACCCTCTTTGTTTCCTCCTTTTCCACCATTAGTAATACCAGGTTTGActccatcaccaccaccacctccaccaaCAAAACCAATTTTCCCTCCTTTCCCTCCACTATTCCCACCTCTATTCCCTCCACCTCATAGCCCTGGCACACCCCCTGCTTCAGCTTCTATGAACACTTCTCCTTGA